In Primulina huaijiensis isolate GDHJ02 chromosome 6, ASM1229523v2, whole genome shotgun sequence, a single window of DNA contains:
- the LOC140979728 gene encoding RNA-binding protein Y14A-like, whose translation MANIEAEAVDFEPEDDDLMDEDIGEGSPNRGAASIPRLKSAIAGGDSSSAPKKTKGRGFRDEAAAEADRNARMSARFDSLDSVGGPGPERSIEGWIILVTGVHEEAQEDDIQNVFGEFGEIKNLHLNLDRRTGFVKGYALLEYEKFDEAQRAITEMDGTELLTQPINVDWAFSKGPFRRRNLRRRSPRTHRSRSPRRRF comes from the exons ATGGCGAACATCGAGGCGGAGGCGGTGGATTTTGAACCAGAGGATGACGATCTCATGGATGAAGATATCGGGGAAGGTTCTCCGAACCGTGGAGCAGCCTCCATCCCGCGTCTGAAGTCCGCCATCGCCGGCGGAGACTCGTCTTCAGCTCCCAAGAAGACCAAGGGTCGCGGCTTCCGCGACGAGGCTGCTGCTGAGGCGGACCGAAATGCCCGAATGTCTGCTCGCTTCGACTCCCTCGACTCCGTCGGCGGCCCTGGCCCCGAACGAT CAATCGAAGGATGGATTATTCTTGTTACTGGAGTTCACGAAGAGGCGCAAGAGGATGATAtacaaaatgtttttggtgaatttGGCGAGATTAAGAATCTACACTTGAATCTTGATCGACGTACTGGGTTTGTCAAG GGCTATGCTCTTCTTGAATACGAGAAGTTTGATGAGGCTCAGAGAGCTATTACAGAAATGGATGGAACTGAACTTCTGACACAGCCCATAAATGTTGATTGGGCTTTCAGCAAGGGCCCATTCAGGAGGAGGAATCTGCGAAGGAG ATCACCTCGAACTCACCGCTCCAGAAGTCCCAGGAGAAGGTTTTGA